AGCGGGTAGTAACCCATGTCCTGAATAATGGCCCCGCCGTAGGCATAGCTTTTGGCTTCTTTCCAGGCGGTAGTATCGCCGCCGGGATAGCGCTGGCGCAGCAGTGGCAGCAGGTAATCGGCCCAGGTAGAGTCGATTACCGACTGGTGCGTGAGCACCGAATAGGCGCTGGCCGGGGCCGCTGCGAGCAGAAATAGTAGGAGTAATGCCAGGCGCATGAAGGGGGGTAGGGATTTTGCTGGGTGCAAGTACGCATAAGCTGGAGCTTATACTACGTTTTCCCTACCCCTGCCTTTACCGGTGGTACCTTTGCGGGACTTTTTGCTTCTTTCCATCCCTCCTACCCATGCGTATTTCCCGGCTGGCCGACCAGATGAGCGGCTCCGAAATTATCCGAATTGGCAACGCCGTGAGCGAGCAGATTCGCCAGGGCGCGACCATCTGCAACCTCACTATCGGCGACTTCGACCCGCAATTATTCCCCATTCCGGCGGGGCTGCGCGAGGGGGTAGTGGCCGCCTACCAGGCTGGCCAAACCAACTACCCGCCCGCCGCCGGCATCGCCGACCTGCGCCAGGCCGCCGCCGATTTCCTACAGAAACGCCTGGGCCTTAGCTACTCGCCCGCCGATGAGGTGCTGGTGGCCAGTGGCTCGCGCCCGCTCATCTACACCGCCTACCTGGCCCTGGTGGACCCCGGCGACCGCGTAGTGTTCCCGATTCCGTCCTGGAACAACAACCACTATTGCTACCTGTCGGGGGCCGAGGCGGTGGCCGTGCCCACCCAGCCCAAAAACGACTTCATGCCCACCGCCGAAGAGCTGGCCCCGCAGCTGCGCGGGGCCACGCTACTGGCCTTATGCTCGCCGCTCAACCCTACGGGTACGGTATTCACAAAGGAGAGCCTGGAACAAATATGCGACCTGGTGCTGGCCGAAAACCAGCGCCGCGGGCCTGATGAGAAGCCACTCTACATCCTCTACGACCAGATTTACTGGCTCCTGACCTTCGGCCAAACCGAGCACCACGACCCGGTGAGCCTGCGGCCCGCCCTGCGCGACTATGTGGTGTACATTGACGGCATCTCGAAGTGCTTCGCGGCTACCGGCGTTCGGGTGGGCTATGCGTTTGGACCTAAAGTAGTTATCGAGAAAATGAAGGGCCTGCTGGGGCACGTCGGGGCCTGGGCACCGAAGGCCGAGCAGGTAGCCACTGCTAAGTTCCTACCCCAAACGGAAGCTGTAGATGAGTTCGTGACGGGTTTCAAAACCAAGCTGCAAGCCACCCTCGATGCCGCCTACCACGGCCTGAAGCAGCTCCGTGAGCAGGGCTACCCGGTGGATGCCATCGCGCCGGCCGGGGCCATCTACCTCACCGCCAAAATCGACGTGCTGGGCCGCCGCACGGCCGCCGGCGAAGTGCTGGCCACCACCAAAGAAATCACCGCCTACCTGCTCACCGAAGCCGGGCTGGCCGTGGTGCCGTTCAGCGCCTTCGGAGCGGCAGCCACCGCACCGTGGTTCCGCCTCTCGGTTGGGGCCGAGTCGCGGGCCTCGGTAGAGGCCGCGCTGCCCCGCCTTCGGGCCGCGCTGGATAAGCTGGGGTAGGGTAGACGCTGCGAGTCCGCGAATCACCTGTCCTTGCGAGCGCAGCGCGGCAATCGCCCCGGAACGACACCCGAACGATTTCGTTCTGGTACAATTACCGCGCTGCGCTCGCAAGGACAAACGTCTTTTGCGTAAGTCCTGTATTATAGTTTCAATCTCTAGTTAATGGCGAATTCTTCTCCGTCTGCGCCGCCCAAAAACCTGGCACTACTGGGCTCCACGGGCTCCATCGGCACGCAGGCGCTGGACGTGGTGCGCGAGCAGGCGGGCCGGTTTCGGGTGGCGGTGCTCACGGCCGGGCGGCAGTGGCAGGCGCTGGTGGCGCAGGCCCAGGAGTTCCGGCCGGCGGCCGTAGTTATCGGCGACGAGTTTTATGCCGAGGTGAAAGCCGCCCTGGCGGGCCAGCCCGAAACCCAGGTGCTGGCCGGCGCGGCCGCCCTGCTGGAAGTGGTGCAGCGCCCCGACGTGGACGTGGTGCTCACGGCGCTGGTCGGCTACGCGGGCCTACCCCCCACGGTGGCCGCCATCCGGGCCGGCAAAGATATTGCACTGGCCAACAAGGAAACGCTGGTAGTAGCTGGTGAGCTGATAACCAGCTTAGTGCGTGAGCATAGGGTCAAGCTCCTACCCGTCGATTCCGAGCACTCGGCCATCTTCCAGTGCCTAGTGGGCGAAGAGCTGAACCCCGTGGAGAAGGTCATCCTCACGGCCTCGGGCGGGCCGTTTCGGGGGCGCACGGCGGCCGAGCTGGCGCATATCACTAAGGCGCAGGCGCTAAAGCACCCCAACTGGACGATGGGGGCTAAAATCACCATTGATTCGGCCACGCTCATGAATAAGGGCCTGGAAGTGATAGAAGCCAAGTGGCTATTCAGCCTTGATAATGAGCAGGTTGACGTTATCGTGCATCCGCAGAGTATCGTGCATTCGCTGGTGCAATTCCGCGACGGCTCGCTGAAGGCGCAGCTGGGCCGGCCCGATATGAAGCTGCCCATTCAGTACGCGCTGGGCTACCCCGAGCGCCTGCGCAATGATTTTCCGCGATTTTCGTTTTTAGATTATCCTACCCTCACTTTTGAGGCGGCCGACCAAGCTACGTTTCGCCACCTGCCGCTGGCTTACGCGGCCATGCGGCGCGGCGGCACCGCCGCCTGCGTCCTCAATGCCGCTAATGAAGTGGCCGTGGCGGCCTTCCTGCAGGACGGCGTAAGCTTCCTGGGCATGGCCGACGTGGTGGCCGGGACCCTGGACCGGGTTCCGTATCTTGCAACCCCAACCTTGGCCGACTACGCCGCTACTGATAGAGAAGCGCGCAGGGTGGCAACTGGGTTGTTGACAAATTGAATAATTCGTCCTTGCTTCGCTTTGCTCGCAAGGACGAACATTGTAAAATCTTCTGTTAAAATTTTTCCTTAGAAATTGGAAATTCTTGTTATGATTGGCCAGCTGGTGCTGGGCCTGTCGCTGCTAGTAGGCTTGCACGAGTTTGGACACTTTGCCTTCGCCAAGCTTTTTAAGATTAAGGTCACGAAGTTTTACATCTTCTTCGACTTCCTCTTTCCCCTCCCCCACGTCTGGAATTTCAGCCTGCTGAAAAAGAAGGTGGGCGACACCGAATACGGCATCGGTTGGTTTCCGCTGGGTGGCTACGTGGCCATTCACGGCATGGTGGATGAGACCCAGGATGCCGACGCGCTGGCCGGCCCGCCGCAGCCCGACGAGTTTCGGGCCAAGCCGGCCTGGCAACGCCTATTGGTGATGATGGGCGGCATTATTATGAACGTGATTACGGGCATCGTCATCTTCACCGCCCTTACGTATAAGCTGGGCGAGAGCTACTTACCTGCCTCAGAGGCCCGCTACGGGGTGGTCACGACCAGCCTGGGCCGCAGCATGGGCTTCCGTGACGGCGACCAGATTGTGAAAATCAACGGCCGACCCTTCACGGAGTTCAACGACGTGTACGACCCCAACGTGCTGCTCAACAACGAGAGCTACTACACCGTGGAGCGCGGCGGCCAGCTGCTGGACTTGCCCAAGCTACCCCCGCGATTCATGGACCGCATGGCCAAGCAGGGCGACAGCCTGTTTGTGGAGCCGCGCCAGCCCTTCACCCTCAAGGAGGTAGTGCCCGGCAACCCGGCCGCCAAGGCCGGCATTCGGGTCGGCGACCGCATTATGCGCATCGGCAGCACGCCCATTAGGTATTATGACGAGCTGCTGCGCACCCTACCCCCCCTCAAGGGCCAAACGGTACCCGTGGTGGTGGAGCGCGCCGGCCAGACCCTGACGCTACCCGTGACCATCAGCGAAACCGGCAAAATTGGCATCCGGCCCGAGCCAATGCTGCATTTCAGTACTCGTCAGTACTCACTGGGCCAGTCCATTCCGCAGGGCACCAAGAAGGCGTTCGATGTTATCTCGCTGCAAGCCAAGGCATTCGCTAAAATTGCCAAGCGCGAAGCCTCGGCTTCCGAAAGCCTGGGCGGCCCGGTCGAAATTGCGCAGCAATTCGGTGGGCACTGGGACTGGCCGCACTTCTGGACGCTGGTCGGGATGCTGAGCATGGTGCTGGCTTTCATGAACTTACTGCCCATTCCGGCCCTCGATGGCGGCCACGTCCTGTTCTTGCTCTACGAAATTATTTTGCGCCGCAAGCCGTCGGAGAAATTCCTGGAGGGCGCGCAACGCGTAGGCACAGTGCTTATTCTGGCTTTGATGGTGTATGTGATTGTGATTAAGCAGGTAATGAAGCTGTTTTAATTTTTTTTAATTGCTGGCTTTTGAAGTTGGAGAAAGCCAAAAAGAACGTCATGCTGAGCTTGCCGAAGCACCTCTACCGCGCCGTTCGGGTGTCGTTCGGTAGAGATGCTTCGGCAAGCTCAGCATGACATTCTGCATTATATACTATACAGCGGTTATGAATAAAAAAGGAAAGCTACTGACAATCAGCTACCTGCTCCTGGCGCTCTTCCTCGGTCTGCCCGGCGTAGCCGGCACCCGCCACGCCTACCACACTAGCATTCTGGAGCTGCGCCTGAACCCGCAGAAGCAGCAGGTAGAGCTGGCCCTGAAGGTTTTTGCCGACGACTTCGCCCAGGCCCTCTCGCAAGGCCGGCCCAAGGCCGTGGACTTGCGCTCACCAGCCGCCCTACCCCTGGCCGAATTGTACTTACATCAGCATCTGAAGCTCAGCATCCCGGCCAGCCCGCGCCAACCGCGCCTACCTCTCGATGTGCAGTTCCTGGGCCTGCAACCCGATAAGGAAGCCTACTGGCTCTACGCCAAAATACCCCTACCGCGCCCCACTCAGGAGCTACTGCTCAACCAAAGCGTGCTACTGGAATCGTTTTCGGACCAGATGAATATCGTGAACGCCGAGGGCAACGGCAAGAAAATCAGCGCCCTACTGCGCAATGGTCACGAAGAGGAATTGATTAGTTTTAGGAATTAATCACTAACCCCCAGCCACTGGCAGAACGGCCCCAGCGCCCGCAACGCGGCCAGGATGTGAGCCCGAAGAGCTTCTGGTGAGAGGGAGCGCACGTCCGCGTCAGGTAGCTCGTGCAGTAGTAGAAACTGCTTGTGACGCAGCCAGTTGGCCTCGGGGTGGGTAGGGTCGTAGCCGGGCGGCATTTTTTTGAGCTGCTCGCCGTGGAGGCCGCGCGGGAAAAACTGCCGGGCGGCGGGCGCGGCCAGCAGCGCGTGCAATCCTTCGGGCGCATAATCCATTTCCTGGCGCACGGCGGCCAGCTGCTCCTTGGTAGGCTCATAAAGGCCGCCGGCCACGATAGTCTGGCCATTTGGACCAATCTGGACGTAGCGGCCGGACGCATCGCCGTGCTTGCCGCCGGCCGCAAAGTAGGCCGAGAAGTGCGTCTTATACGGCACCTTAACCTTAGAAAATCGCACGTCGCGGTAAATGCGGAAAACGCACTTTTTGGGGTCCAGGCCGGCCAGGGCGGGCTCATCGGCGGCCAGCTCGCGCAGCCAGTAGGCCACGTCCTGCTCGAAGTCGGCGCGCAGCGTGTCGAAAGTGGCTTTATGGGCCTGAAACCAGTCGCGGTCGTTATGCTGGGCGAGGTTGTCGAGAAAGTCGAGCAGGGCGGCGGGGTTCATGGGGGTAGGGAGGCTGGTAGGGCGAAGCCAGGCG
The genomic region above belongs to Hymenobacter psoromatis and contains:
- a CDS encoding pyridoxal phosphate-dependent aminotransferase codes for the protein MRISRLADQMSGSEIIRIGNAVSEQIRQGATICNLTIGDFDPQLFPIPAGLREGVVAAYQAGQTNYPPAAGIADLRQAAADFLQKRLGLSYSPADEVLVASGSRPLIYTAYLALVDPGDRVVFPIPSWNNNHYCYLSGAEAVAVPTQPKNDFMPTAEELAPQLRGATLLALCSPLNPTGTVFTKESLEQICDLVLAENQRRGPDEKPLYILYDQIYWLLTFGQTEHHDPVSLRPALRDYVVYIDGISKCFAATGVRVGYAFGPKVVIEKMKGLLGHVGAWAPKAEQVATAKFLPQTEAVDEFVTGFKTKLQATLDAAYHGLKQLREQGYPVDAIAPAGAIYLTAKIDVLGRRTAAGEVLATTKEITAYLLTEAGLAVVPFSAFGAAATAPWFRLSVGAESRASVEAALPRLRAALDKLG
- a CDS encoding 1-deoxy-D-xylulose-5-phosphate reductoisomerase; protein product: MANSSPSAPPKNLALLGSTGSIGTQALDVVREQAGRFRVAVLTAGRQWQALVAQAQEFRPAAVVIGDEFYAEVKAALAGQPETQVLAGAAALLEVVQRPDVDVVLTALVGYAGLPPTVAAIRAGKDIALANKETLVVAGELITSLVREHRVKLLPVDSEHSAIFQCLVGEELNPVEKVILTASGGPFRGRTAAELAHITKAQALKHPNWTMGAKITIDSATLMNKGLEVIEAKWLFSLDNEQVDVIVHPQSIVHSLVQFRDGSLKAQLGRPDMKLPIQYALGYPERLRNDFPRFSFLDYPTLTFEAADQATFRHLPLAYAAMRRGGTAACVLNAANEVAVAAFLQDGVSFLGMADVVAGTLDRVPYLATPTLADYAATDREARRVATGLLTN
- the rseP gene encoding RIP metalloprotease RseP; translated protein: MEILVMIGQLVLGLSLLVGLHEFGHFAFAKLFKIKVTKFYIFFDFLFPLPHVWNFSLLKKKVGDTEYGIGWFPLGGYVAIHGMVDETQDADALAGPPQPDEFRAKPAWQRLLVMMGGIIMNVITGIVIFTALTYKLGESYLPASEARYGVVTTSLGRSMGFRDGDQIVKINGRPFTEFNDVYDPNVLLNNESYYTVERGGQLLDLPKLPPRFMDRMAKQGDSLFVEPRQPFTLKEVVPGNPAAKAGIRVGDRIMRIGSTPIRYYDELLRTLPPLKGQTVPVVVERAGQTLTLPVTISETGKIGIRPEPMLHFSTRQYSLGQSIPQGTKKAFDVISLQAKAFAKIAKREASASESLGGPVEIAQQFGGHWDWPHFWTLVGMLSMVLAFMNLLPIPALDGGHVLFLLYEIILRRKPSEKFLEGAQRVGTVLILALMVYVIVIKQVMKLF
- a CDS encoding DUF6702 family protein; amino-acid sequence: MNKKGKLLTISYLLLALFLGLPGVAGTRHAYHTSILELRLNPQKQQVELALKVFADDFAQALSQGRPKAVDLRSPAALPLAELYLHQHLKLSIPASPRQPRLPLDVQFLGLQPDKEAYWLYAKIPLPRPTQELLLNQSVLLESFSDQMNIVNAEGNGKKISALLRNGHEEELISFRN
- a CDS encoding DUF2461 domain-containing protein encodes the protein MNPAALLDFLDNLAQHNDRDWFQAHKATFDTLRADFEQDVAYWLRELAADEPALAGLDPKKCVFRIYRDVRFSKVKVPYKTHFSAYFAAGGKHGDASGRYVQIGPNGQTIVAGGLYEPTKEQLAAVRQEMDYAPEGLHALLAAPAARQFFPRGLHGEQLKKMPPGYDPTHPEANWLRHKQFLLLHELPDADVRSLSPEALRAHILAALRALGPFCQWLGVSD